CAGTCTCTTATGATGGGAGTTTTCATCCTACCTATCCTGGTGGGGTTAGCTGGGTGCGGCAGTGCTACGGCAGCGAAGCAAGAACCGACGGTCACCATCGGTTATGAAAATGCGCCAGATCCCGAATCCGTGGCCATTGAGCAGAATTTCTTTCAAAAATATATGCATGCGCATGTGGTCTTGAAATATTTTTCATCGGGTCCCGAGGCCCTGACATCCTTGGCTTCCGGCTCCTTGGATTTTATGACCACCTTAGGTAATCCCCCGACAGCCTCTGCGATTGCCCGCGGAGTTCCCTTGAAAGTGATATGGGCTATGGAGCGGTATACCACGGCCGAAGGATTAGTGGTTAAAAATGGGTCTCATATTCGATCCCTTAAAGATTTGGAAGGGAAAACGGTAGCTTTGGTGCAAGGCTCGACGTCACCTTTTGAACTAGATACCGCTCTTCAAATGCACCACATTCCAGTCTCTTCTGTTCATATCGATAATATGGCTCCGCCCAACATGGTGGCTGCCTGGAAAACCAATCAAATTGATGCCGCCTACGTATGGGCCCCCTTTTTAAACGAAATGCAACAAGACCATGGTCATATCCTCATTTACGATCAAAACCAGGTCAACCAAGCACCAATTTTTAATTTGGCCGTTGTCAATTCGCACTTTGCCAGCAAATATCCTCAATTGGTGGATCAATTCATCCAAGCGGAAGAAGCTGGTGTCAAATTTTTCTATGCCCATCCTAACCAGTCATTCCAAGATATTGGCAAATTAAATGGAATTTCAGCCGCTGATGCCAAAGCGCAAGCGCAAGGTTTGCACTTTACGACCTTGTCCCAGGAATTAACCCTGCGAAGATTGGGAACTTCCAGCACGGTTGCTGACTCTTTGGTCACAAAATCCTTAACGTCAGCAGCCCAGTGGTTGAAACAGACGGGGCAAATCAGTGCTGTTCCAGCAAATATGAGCCAATATGTTGATCCCTCTTTTTGCCAAACGGTCTACGATCATTCGCGGAAAAGTGGGACCTAACACAGGAAATCCGGTCTATATGACCTATGTTCCCGGTGTGATTTATCAGATGTAATCAAAAAGGAGCATTTGCGGGTGATTGAACTTCACAATGTGACGAAATTCTATCCACCGACTATAAAAGGCGGCCAGCCCGTTTTAGCCGTCGATCATGTGAACCTATCATTACATCCCGGAGAATTTGTCTGTATTGTTGGACCGTCGGGATGTGGGAAAACCACAATTCTCAACATGATGGCAGGGTTTGAACAACCGAGCCAGGGAAAGATTTTACTGGAAGGGAGGGTCGTGGATAAACCGGGACCGGAACGGGGAGTCGTGTTTCAGCAACCTTCTTTGTTGCCGTGGATGAACGTTTACGACAATATAGCTTTGGGACTCACGATTCGCGAAGGGAAAAAATCTCATCATGTCCCAAAAGTTCAGTCCATTATTGACACTGTGGGATTGTCTGGATTTGAACAGCATTTTCCCTATCAACTTTCTGGAGGCATGCAACAACGGGCAGCGATTGCCCGCGCATTGATTACTGAACCGCAAATTCTATTGATGGATGAACCTTTTGGCGCCTTAGACGCCCAAACCCGAGCAGACATGCAACGCTTTTTGCTTTCTCTATGGCAGAGGGTTAAACCCACCGTTCTCTTCATTACACACGATGTAGAGGAAGCGATTGTCTTAGCCGACCGGGTGGTGGTGATGACGCCACGGCCCGGCAAAATTGCAGCGGATATTGCGATTAATTTAGGAAG
The Sulfobacillus thermosulfidooxidans DNA segment above includes these coding regions:
- a CDS encoding ABC transporter substrate-binding protein: MRAFLQTKKFRQSLMMGVFILPILVGLAGCGSATAAKQEPTVTIGYENAPDPESVAIEQNFFQKYMHAHVVLKYFSSGPEALTSLASGSLDFMTTLGNPPTASAIARGVPLKVIWAMERYTTAEGLVVKNGSHIRSLKDLEGKTVALVQGSTSPFELDTALQMHHIPVSSVHIDNMAPPNMVAAWKTNQIDAAYVWAPFLNEMQQDHGHILIYDQNQVNQAPIFNLAVVNSHFASKYPQLVDQFIQAEEAGVKFFYAHPNQSFQDIGKLNGISAADAKAQAQGLHFTTLSQELTLRRLGTSSTVADSLVTKSLTSAAQWLKQTGQISAVPANMSQYVDPSFCQTVYDHSRKSGT
- a CDS encoding ABC transporter ATP-binding protein codes for the protein MIELHNVTKFYPPTIKGGQPVLAVDHVNLSLHPGEFVCIVGPSGCGKTTILNMMAGFEQPSQGKILLEGRVVDKPGPERGVVFQQPSLLPWMNVYDNIALGLTIREGKKSHHVPKVQSIIDTVGLSGFEQHFPYQLSGGMQQRAAIARALITEPQILLMDEPFGALDAQTRADMQRFLLSLWQRVKPTVLFITHDVEEAIVLADRVVVMTPRPGKIAADIAINLGRPREWDVTLSSDFLHYKKSVLNILKPGQTSRPRH